GGCTACCAACGTGAGGGCGAGCGCGCCCAGCCCGGCGACCGTGAGCAGACCGCGCTTCCCGCGTACGGTTTCCGCCACCTGGTACGCCTTCTCGCGGACCGGCTCCGGCATACCGTTCTGGAGCCTCTCTCCCAGCGTATGGGCAGTCCCGGACAGCTGCCCCGTCGTGCGGGCAGCCTTCGCCCGTACCGCCTCGGAAGTCTCGTCCTGCGTGCTCATCGTCGTCACCTGCCTTTCGCGGTCGTGTCACGGCGCGTACCCGAGCCGTGCCCGGCCACGCCTGCTGCGATCCGCTTCGATCCGCGCGTGCGGCGCGGCGCGCCTCTCAGCGGGCGGGCAGCTGACCGGCCGAGCCCGTGGCGGTGGTGCGCAGGGCTTGCCCGGCGGCCAGCTCGCGGTAGGTGGCACTCCGGGCGAGGAGTTCCTCGTGCCGGCCGCCGGCGATGACGTGGCCGGCGTCGAGGACGACGATCCGGTCGGCGTGCTGGACAGTGGACAGACGGTGCGCGATCACCAGGAGCGCGCATTCCTGGGTGATGTCCTTCAGCACGCGGCTCAGCGCGGCCTCGTTGATGGCGTCGAGGTGTGAGGTGGGTTCGTCCAGCAGGAGCAGCGAGGGCCGGGTGAGGAGCGCCCGGGCCAGGGCGACGCGCTGCCGCTCCCCGGCCGAGAGTGTGTTTCCCCTCTCGCCCAGCATGCCGGACAGCCCGCCGGGGAGGCGGTCGACCACTTGGTGGAGGTTGGTGAGTTCGATGACGCGCCGCACATCGGCCGGGCTCGCCGTAGGGGCGGCGTAGGTGAGGTTGTCCTGGAGCGAGCCGTGGACGACGTGGGTGTTCTGGTCGACGACGGCGATGCGGGCCCGGCATTGCGCGCGGCTCAGTTCGGCTGCCGGCCGGCCGTCGAAGAGCAGTGTTCCGGAGTCCGTTTCGTAGAAGCGTGCGGCCAGGGCGAAGATCGTGCTTTTGCCGGCGCCCGAGCAGCCGACCAGGGCGACCTGCTGCCGGTGCGGCACGCTCAGGGAGACGCCTCGCAGGACCGGGCGGCCCGGGTCGTAGCCGAACCACACGTCTTCCAGGGCGAGGGCGGGTTCCTCGCCGCCGTCGCGCGGCGGTGCCTTCCTCGACGGAGTCCGCGGGTGCGTGGCCCGGCGTGCGGACGCGCCCTCGGCGTGACCGTCCGGGGGCGCGAGTGCCGGCGCCGGCTTCTCCTGCACGGGGTCCGCGGATTCCGCTCGCGCGGGCCCGGTGGGTTCCGTCCGGAGCGCCAGTGCTTCCTCGATGCGCTGGAAGGCGCCCATCCCCCGTTGGATCAGGCCGATGGCGCGGAAGACCGACGAGAGGGGCACCACCAGGTAGGTGGCGTAGAGCAGGAAGGCCACCAGGTCGCCGAGGGAGTTGGCGTGGCCGTTGACCCGCATGCCCCCGATGACCAGAACGAGCAGGAAGGAGCCGTGCACGGCGAGTTCGACGGCCGGACTCATCACCGATGCCAGTCGCGCGGTCCGGACCCCCGCTTCGTAGGCCGTGTCGACACATCGTCCGATGCGCGCCGCTTCCCGCTCCTCGGCGCGGTGGACCCGCACCATGGGCAGGGCGCCGAGGGCCCGTTCGAGGTCGGCGGCGATCTCCCCCACGGCGTGCTGCATGCGCTCGGCGGCGGCGCGTATACCGGCCAGCAGGGAGGTGACGACCGCTGCTGCCGTGACGACGGTCAGCGTCACCAGGAGCAGCAACAGGGGGTCGATCCAGATCATCAGGGCGACGGCTCCCACGGCGACGAGGGCGCCCGTCACCAGGTCGACCAGCGCCTGGGAGACGACCTCGCGCAGCAGGGTGGTGTCGGTGGTGACCCGGGAGATGAGGTCACCGGTGCGGTGCTTGTCGTACTCCCGCATCTCCAGGCGCAGCAGATGACTCACCAGACCGCGCCGGAGTCCGCGGACGATCCGCTCCCCCATGCGTTCCAGGACGAA
The window above is part of the Streptomyces syringium genome. Proteins encoded here:
- a CDS encoding ABC transporter ATP-binding protein, which produces MFRLTAGHRSSMAVATVLTLVGSVLGLAQPLLAKKIVDATGSGRIAWPLLFLACLFLAEAVTGAVGRFVLERMGERIVRGLRRGLVSHLLRLEMREYDKHRTGDLISRVTTDTTLLREVVSQALVDLVTGALVAVGAVALMIWIDPLLLLLVTLTVVTAAAVVTSLLAGIRAAAERMQHAVGEIAADLERALGALPMVRVHRAEEREAARIGRCVDTAYEAGVRTARLASVMSPAVELAVHGSFLLVLVIGGMRVNGHANSLGDLVAFLLYATYLVVPLSSVFRAIGLIQRGMGAFQRIEEALALRTEPTGPARAESADPVQEKPAPALAPPDGHAEGASARRATHPRTPSRKAPPRDGGEEPALALEDVWFGYDPGRPVLRGVSLSVPHRQQVALVGCSGAGKSTIFALAARFYETDSGTLLFDGRPAAELSRAQCRARIAVVDQNTHVVHGSLQDNLTYAAPTASPADVRRVIELTNLHQVVDRLPGGLSGMLGERGNTLSAGERQRVALARALLTRPSLLLLDEPTSHLDAINEAALSRVLKDITQECALLVIAHRLSTVQHADRIVVLDAGHVIAGGRHEELLARSATYRELAAGQALRTTATGSAGQLPAR